The Priestia megaterium NBRC 15308 = ATCC 14581 region CACCTTTTTCTATTTTATATGCTCTCATGTTTTTTTACCTCTTTTCCTAAACAATTAGATAGGGTTAGGGTCAGCAAAGAGATATATTTTTAACCATTTATTTTTAATGAAAACAAAAAAGAGATTGAGCCATAACTACATCAATCCAATCTAAAAACGACAAACGGGATAAATGAGACCTAACAACGTTCAACCTAACAATAAAAAATCCGAACGATTCATCGTTCAGATCTTCCTTACACGAAAATACGTTTTTTCCGCCTCGTTTTTTATACCACGCTATAGTTTTCCTGCTCACTTTCTGAGTAATTAGGTGGCTGTATATGTGAAGGCACAAGACATTCATAGCTTTCCCCTTCTAGTCTATCCTCCAGCTCTTGTTTGGCTTGACTAATCAGCTCTTGATTTTCTATCATTTCAATCGCCGTAGCCGCGATGGCTTTTCCAGCCAATAACATCGCATCGTGGGCATACTCCGTTTTCCCTTGAGCAACAGCTTGCCATGTATGAAACGGCGTAGCATAAGCCCACGTTGCAGTCACGCACTGTGCAGTGGGAACATTCCAGCTAACGTCTGCGACATCAGTTGATCCTGTCATGAAGGAAACATTTTTAGACATAGGAGCAATTTGGTTGAAAACCGGATGATCCGCTAAAGCTCTGTCTAGCAGTGAACCCACTTGTTTTTTTGCTGCTTCTTTATCTTCGGCGGATGTAGACTCGTAAATAGCTTTGGCAAAAGCTATTTCTTCATGTTTCACTTCAGCCAAATTTATTTGCATCATTTGCTTATGCATCAGCTGCTCCATTGTTTGATTTGGAATTAGATTAGCGCAGGCTCCTTGAATTTCCTGTTCCATTTGTGTTTCAGTCATTAAAGCCGCTCCCTTTGCAATTTTCACAACCCGTTCATAAAGTTCTTTTACTTGAGATGGTTTCGGAGCACGAATTAAGTACATCACTTCCGCTTCTGCTTGAACAACATTAGGAGAGATGCCTCCGCTATTTGTAATCGCATAGTGTACGCGCGCTTCATCTATCATATGTTCACGCATATAAATGCTGAAAAAACAAACGTTAGTCGATTTATTTTACAAGCGAACACATGAATTATTTAGTGAATACTTATCGTGTTATGACACCACTTTGCTGTATCAAAAAGCAGCTGAGCTAAACATTGATACAAAAAAGCATATTCTGATCGCTCTCATTACCATTCGTTCACAAGCGGACCTGCAGCTCTTAAACTTACACCTTCATCGCCTTGTATCTGACATCAAATCGGTTTTCAGCTCAAAAGCACCGGTCGTATACGGATTCGATACCAAAGTAACCATTGTATTTACGCTTGACCCTTATGAAAAACATCATGCTATTATCAAACAATTAGAAGATTTACTCTCAAAATGGCGTTACTACAATGAATGTCATGTAAAAACAGGGATTGGAAGTCGGTATTCTCATTTTACTCAAATAGGAAAAAGTTATAGTGAAGCTGAAAAAGCTGTCTCTTACCTGCTGTCTCAGCAGCAAGATGGATGCATGTTGTATGAGGAAATAGGAATTAACCGACTATTTATTAATCAATCAAAAGAAGAGGTCAAAACCTTTATTGATGAGGTATTTCTCCCTCTTAAGAACAATCATTCAAACGATGAACCTTTAGAGCAAACGCTAGAAGCGTATTTCGATAATAACCGCTCTGCTTCACTTACAGCTAAGCAGCTTCATATTCATGTTAATACACTCTATCAGCGGTTGAAAAAAATTGAAGGAAAAATGAACATATCATTTACAAACAGTGAACACCTATTAAAAGTTCAGCTAGCATGCTATTTAAAAAAATTTCATTACAGCTAAAAAACCGATTCTTATTTTTAAGAATCGGTTTTTTCAGTAGAAAGAACAGCCTCAATTGATTGCTTCCAGCGGCTCAGTACCTCTTTGGAATCATGAAGCTGAAATTGAATTCCTGATGTTAAAACTGCATATTTTGCGTAATCTTCTTTAACAGCGGCTACTTCTCCCGTAAATAGCTCATAGCCTGATAACACAGGAGCTTCTTTTTTTAGCCAAAATTTAATGTAATAAGCTTTTCCTTCAACAACTAATGTAACGGTTGCCCTATGATTCTGTATCATGTTTGTTGAAGAGGTTGTATCTTTCCATACTAACAGCTTGACGCGTGAAGAGCTAATAGCTACCAGCTCTCCTGCGCTAATCATGGCTACATGAGGAAAACCCTCGGATGTCACTGTAGATAGCAGCATTGCATCATGCTGTTTCCTTTCTAAGTCTTTTCCATTTAAAAATACGCGCACGGCTTTTGGCAGCTCTGCTTTATTCATTTTACTTACCACCTTTGCTTATTAAGATCGAGGTGGCACAGGAGGCACGTGCGTTGCCAGCGGTACGTCTTTTGGATTGACTTTAAATGGTCGAGGGTATTTTTCAGGATTGGTGATGGTCTCAGGTTCAGAAGAACGCCAGGTAAACAAACACACGTTGCATAAGTAAATCTCCCAGGCTCCTTCAACTGGTGATTTAGATACTAAGTTCGCTTGTTTGGCTTCACATCTTGGACAAGTATGCATGTCGATTCCTCCTTGTTTATTTTTGCATCATATTCGTTAAGATTTTTTCCCATTTTTCAGTTTCAAGTGGTGTATCTAAAGGCTGAGAATAGTGGCCTCTTGTTTCCGGTGCAACTGGTGTTGTAGCATCCAAAATCATTTTATCTGTAATACCAGCCGGCTCAGATCCTGGATCAAGTGGCAGAACTGAAAGATTAGGCACTGTTATAACATCGTGTTTTGGGTGCATTTTTGTTGATAGCGCCCACATGACTTGCGGTAAATTAAACGGATCCACATCTTCGTCTACTAAAATAACTAGCTTGCAATATCCTAATCCATGCGGCGTAGTCAATGCCCTCATACCAACCGCCTTAGCAAATCCTCCGTATCGGCTTTTCGTTGAAATGATAGCAACGAGACCATGAGTATACATCGCATTCACAGCTTCAATCTCTTCAGGATATGCTTCTTTTAGCTGCTGATATAAAGGAACGCTTGTATTAATTCCAATTAAATAATCTGTTTCTGTCCAAGGCATACCGATATATAAACTTTCAAAAATAGGATCTTTGCGATGGTATACATGATTGATTTTGATAACAGGCATGCTTCTGCCGCCTGAGTAATGACCTGTAAATTCGCCAAAAGGACCTTCATATTCACGTTCACCAGCTAAAATTTCTCCCTCTAAAATCACTTCTGCTCCCCAAGGTACATCT contains the following coding sequences:
- a CDS encoding PucR family transcriptional regulator translates to MLKKQTLVDLFYKRTHELFSEYLSCYDTTLLYQKAAELNIDTKKHILIALITIRSQADLQLLNLHLHRLVSDIKSVFSSKAPVVYGFDTKVTIVFTLDPYEKHHAIIKQLEDLLSKWRYYNECHVKTGIGSRYSHFTQIGKSYSEAEKAVSYLLSQQQDGCMLYEEIGINRLFINQSKEEVKTFIDEVFLPLKNNHSNDEPLEQTLEAYFDNNRSASLTAKQLHIHVNTLYQRLKKIEGKMNISFTNSEHLLKVQLACYLKKFHYS
- a CDS encoding non-oxidative hydroxyarylic acid decarboxylases subunit D, which produces MHTCPRCEAKQANLVSKSPVEGAWEIYLCNVCLFTWRSSEPETITNPEKYPRPFKVNPKDVPLATHVPPVPPRS